In Candidatus Sedimenticola sp. (ex Thyasira tokunagai), the following proteins share a genomic window:
- a CDS encoding substrate-binding domain-containing protein, producing the protein MGTDSGEYTSYISSNNRDGAYKIGQVLVKKLLKLGWEDGRVGIVAIPQKRANGQARTAGFMQAMREAGIKGAGIKQQVTFSYQETYDLSTEIIRSTPDLRAIWLQGSDRYQGALDAITDSGKNDQILLITFDAEPEFLDLIPNGVLVGSAMQQPYLMGQEAVIAMDRHLNGKAVEKNKQLPILAISTENISRMLPIIKKNVLGIEEK; encoded by the coding sequence ATAGGAACAGATAGTGGTGAATATACTTCCTATATCTCTTCAAATAATAGAGATGGCGCATACAAGATCGGTCAAGTCCTAGTCAAAAAACTGCTTAAACTTGGCTGGGAAGACGGTAGAGTCGGGATTGTTGCAATACCTCAGAAAAGAGCCAATGGTCAAGCGCGAACCGCTGGATTTATGCAGGCAATGCGTGAGGCGGGGATTAAAGGTGCAGGCATTAAGCAACAGGTCACTTTTTCATATCAAGAAACTTATGATCTAAGTACAGAGATCATTAGAAGCACTCCGGATCTTCGCGCTATATGGCTTCAGGGTTCAGATAGATACCAGGGTGCATTAGACGCTATTACCGATTCCGGAAAAAATGACCAGATTTTATTGATTACCTTTGATGCGGAACCTGAATTTCTCGATCTTATTCCCAATGGCGTTCTTGTGGGCTCTGCAATGCAGCAGCCATATTTAATGGGACAGGAAGCAGTAATAGCAATGGACAGACATCTCAATGGCAAGGCTGTTGAAAAAAACAAACAACTACCGATCCTTGCAATCTCAACAGAAAATATCTCAAGGATGTTACCGATAATCAAAAAAAATGTTTTAGGTATCGAGGAAAAATAG
- a CDS encoding PAS domain-containing protein, with the protein MRILNFRTSRQSLYVTLGIIIISTVILIMSSHSAYTYVTTKQKIIEEMKHSSRLSIVALEKNVGSLIMSYAVNEYDKLVFTEMERRNNFAIVVEDYNMGKIVGGDSYVSGKIRDTEWNIIDYAHDNSEQNRLLEQCFYSDKYEITDPSGDKLGTISIYITDDSMNDELNKIIISTSINTLALSLFLILSLFITIRLFILAPLSNIVAAINNSDADGIPIESIQKQGPKEISILSNTMNNMISAIRDSRIKLQEQHESLQLEKERFQLAIDGTDNGLWDWDLQTDAVIHSARFETMLGYDEGELPDTIECWAGLLHPDDAEQAHKKVNDYLATKGKGVYESTFRMRAKSGEWLWITGRGKALFANDGTPLRFVGFNADITDWKQMQGLMMQTEKMMSVGGLAAGMAHELNNPLGGILQGLQNIRRRLSPNLEKNRSIAVETGVDLDKVKAYMEKRDIPDFLMGIEESGERAAKIVNNMLMFSHKTDETKKIASVNEIIEKTLALASVDYNLKQRFDFHNITITRDYDQSNPQILCIASEIQQVLLNIFHNAAYAFSDSQIPTESQVINVRTYKRSDMLCIEVEDNGPGMEETVSKRVFEPFYTTKDVGEGTGLGLSISYFIVVDQHRRLSR; encoded by the coding sequence ATGCGAATACTTAATTTTCGCACCTCCAGGCAATCACTCTACGTTACCCTCGGGATTATTATCATCTCGACCGTTATATTGATTATGTCTTCACATTCGGCATATACCTATGTAACGACAAAACAAAAAATAATTGAAGAGATGAAGCATAGTTCAAGGCTTAGTATTGTCGCCTTGGAGAAGAATGTTGGCAGCTTGATTATGTCTTACGCTGTTAATGAGTACGATAAGCTTGTTTTTACTGAAATGGAGCGTCGAAATAACTTTGCTATTGTTGTTGAAGATTACAACATGGGAAAAATTGTTGGCGGAGATTCCTATGTCAGTGGAAAAATCAGAGATACCGAATGGAATATTATTGATTACGCCCACGATAACAGTGAGCAAAACAGGCTGTTAGAGCAGTGTTTTTACTCAGATAAGTACGAAATCACTGATCCGTCTGGGGATAAACTGGGAACCATCAGTATCTACATCACAGACGATTCAATGAATGATGAGCTTAACAAAATCATCATAAGCACCTCGATAAATACACTGGCATTATCTCTGTTTCTCATCCTCTCGCTTTTTATAACGATACGCCTGTTCATCCTTGCGCCACTTTCAAATATTGTTGCCGCTATCAACAATAGTGATGCAGACGGCATTCCAATTGAGTCAATTCAAAAACAAGGTCCCAAAGAAATCTCTATTCTTTCCAATACTATGAATAATATGATTTCTGCGATACGGGATTCCAGAATAAAGCTGCAAGAGCAGCATGAGTCATTGCAATTGGAAAAAGAACGTTTTCAGCTGGCAATTGATGGTACGGATAATGGTCTGTGGGATTGGGACCTGCAAACCGACGCAGTGATTCACTCAGCACGTTTTGAGACCATGCTGGGTTATGACGAGGGCGAACTGCCCGATACAATTGAGTGTTGGGCCGGACTGCTACACCCTGATGATGCCGAACAAGCGCATAAAAAGGTTAATGACTATCTGGCCACAAAAGGAAAAGGGGTATATGAGAGCACTTTTCGTATGCGTGCCAAATCGGGAGAGTGGCTCTGGATTACCGGCCGAGGCAAGGCTCTTTTTGCTAATGATGGCACACCATTACGCTTTGTTGGATTCAACGCCGACATTACCGACTGGAAACAGATGCAGGGTTTGATGATGCAGACAGAGAAGATGATGTCTGTGGGTGGTTTGGCTGCCGGCATGGCACATGAACTAAACAATCCATTGGGTGGTATCCTGCAAGGATTGCAGAATATACGGCGGCGCCTGTCACCAAACTTGGAAAAGAATCGCAGTATCGCCGTAGAAACGGGTGTAGATCTTGATAAAGTGAAAGCTTACATGGAGAAAAGAGATATCCCCGATTTTTTAATGGGGATAGAGGAGTCGGGAGAACGTGCCGCCAAAATTGTCAATAATATGCTGATGTTTTCACACAAAACCGATGAGACAAAGAAAATAGCATCAGTTAATGAAATCATTGAGAAGACACTTGCGTTGGCCAGTGTAGATTATAATCTTAAACAACGATTTGATTTCCATAACATCACAATTACAAGAGATTATGATCAATCCAATCCGCAGATTCTATGTATAGCCTCTGAGATACAGCAGGTGCTTCTAAATATATTCCACAATGCTGCTTATGCATTCTCTGACTCTCAAATACCAACTGAATCACAAGTCATCAATGTTCGAACCTATAAACGTTCAGATATGCTTTGTATTGAAGTTGAGGACAATGGCCCGGGAATGGAAGAAACGGTAAGCAAAAGGGTTTTTGAGCCCTTCTATACCACAAAAGACGTTGGCGAAGGGACCGGGCTGGGTCTGTCGATCTCGTACTTTATTGTGGTGGATCAGCATCGACGATTATCAAGATAG
- a CDS encoding IS3 family transposase (programmed frameshift): protein MGYPKERKESVLKKMLPPNNKTIPEISKEEGICEGTLYNWRKAARAEGRLMPDGDSTPTGWSATDKFTAVVETAPMNEAELSAYCRERGLYAEQIGEWREACEQANDWDRNQNKRLKDIRKVDEKRIKELERDLNRKEKALAETAALLVLRKSPGDLGGRRGRMINVPDRRRAVELIEEAVGAGASAQKACEVLEISLRTYKRWTDGDAVNADGRPDVKRPEPANKLKPEERQQILETCNEEAYQSLPPSQIVPALADKDTYIASESSFYRVLKEEDQLHRRGRVQAPRRVSKPAAYKATAPNQVWSWDITFLATTITGMFYRLYLVMDIYSRKIVGWEIHENETADNASLLIRKACLTEGIHERGLVLHSDNGSPMKGATMLATLQKLGVVPSFSRPSVSNDNPYSESLFGTMKYTPAFPSKPFESLDAARDWVYNFIRWYNEEHRHSGIQFVTPAQRHSGVELSILANRETVYEAAKQRNPERWSRETRNWTPVGEVWLNPENQDSRGAGIRDEAA, encoded by the exons ATGGGTTATCCAAAAGAGCGGAAAGAATCGGTACTGAAAAAGATGCTGCCGCCGAACAATAAAACGATACCAGAGATATCCAAGGAGGAAGGGATCTGCGAAGGCACGCTGTACAACTGGAGAAAAGCAGCCCGTGCTGAAGGGCGATTGATGCCTGATGGAGACAGCACTCCCACCGGATGGAGTGCCACAGATAAGTTCACAGCGGTTGTTGAGACTGCACCAATGAATGAGGCTGAGCTATCCGCTTACTGTCGTGAGCGTGGACTGTATGCCGAACAGATCGGTGAGTGGCGAGAAGCCTGTGAACAAGCGAATGACTGGGATCGAAATCAGAACAAGCGGTTAAAGGATATCCGTAAAGTGGATGAGAAGCGGATCAAAGAGTTGGAGCGAGATCTTAACCGCAAAGAGAAAGCGCTAGCTGAAACCGCAGCCCTACTGGTTCTGAGAAAAAGCCCAGGCGATCTGGGGGGACGGAGAGGAAGAATGATCAATGTCCCAGATCGCCGTAGAGCTGTTGAATTGATCGAAGAAGCGGTAGGTGCCGGTGCATCAGCGCAAAAAGCCTGCGAGGTACTGGAGATCAGTCTGCGCACCTATAAGCGCTGGACTGATGGTGATGCGGTCAATGCCGATGGCCGACCGGATGTTAAACGCCCAGAGCCCGCGAACAAACTGAAACCGGAGGAGCGACAGCAGATCCTGGAGACGTGTAATGAGGAAGCATACCAAAGCCTACCGCCATCACAGATCGTACCGGCACTGGCCGACAAAGACACCTATATCGCTTCCGAGTCCAGCTTTTACAGGGTACTGAAGGAGGAAGATCAGTTGCATCGCCGT GGGAGAGTGCAAGCACCGAGGCGAGTGAGCAAGCCAGCGGCTTACAAGGCTACAGCCCCGAATCAGGTATGGAGTTGGGATATCACATTCTTGGCAACGACCATCACCGGAATGTTCTACAGGCTTTACCTAGTGATGGACATCTACAGCCGCAAGATTGTCGGGTGGGAAATCCACGAAAATGAGACAGCTGATAATGCCTCGCTGTTGATCCGTAAAGCCTGCCTGACGGAGGGTATCCATGAACGTGGGCTGGTGCTTCACTCTGATAATGGATCACCGATGAAAGGTGCAACCATGCTGGCGACACTGCAAAAGTTGGGTGTAGTGCCGTCATTCAGTCGCCCTTCGGTGAGCAACGACAACCCCTATTCTGAGAGTTTGTTTGGGACAATGAAATACACACCGGCATTTCCGTCGAAACCGTTTGAGAGCTTAGATGCTGCGCGTGACTGGGTTTACAATTTCATTCGCTGGTATAACGAAGAGCACCGTCACAGCGGGATTCAGTTCGTGACACCCGCCCAACGTCATAGTGGTGTGGAGCTGTCGATTCTTGCGAATCGGGAGACGGTCTACGAAGCTGCAAAGCAACGAAACCCAGAGCGTTGGAGTAGAGAAACACGGAACTGGACGCCAGTCGGTGAAGTATGGCTGAACCCGGAGAATCAGGACTCGAGAGGAGCTGGAATTAGAGACGAAGCAGCGTAG
- a CDS encoding rhodanese-like domain-containing protein — MQKLIDLLVERLKSVNELMPWDMDEMMKADPNILVLDVRERDEFDTMHVPNSLNVPRGIVESACEWGYEETEPELVEARERTVIVVCRSGYRSIMTAFNLQLLGFDKVYSLTTGLRGYNDYELPFVDIEEKPVDIELADAFFVNKILPYQLKPEEA; from the coding sequence ATGCAAAAATTAATAGACCTACTCGTTGAGCGTCTGAAATCTGTAAACGAGCTCATGCCATGGGATATGGATGAGATGATGAAAGCTGATCCAAACATCCTGGTATTGGATGTTCGGGAGCGGGATGAGTTCGACACCATGCATGTACCAAACAGTCTCAATGTGCCCCGTGGCATCGTCGAATCCGCCTGTGAATGGGGTTACGAGGAGACCGAGCCGGAACTGGTCGAGGCCCGTGAGCGGACGGTGATCGTGGTTTGCCGCTCTGGGTACCGCAGTATTATGACCGCATTCAACCTGCAACTGCTTGGATTTGATAAGGTTTACTCCCTCACCACCGGGCTGCGGGGGTATAACGACTACGAGCTGCCGTTTGTGGATATCGAAGAGAAACCTGTCGATATTGAGCTGGCCGACGCCTTTTTTGTTAATAAGATTCTGCCCTATCAGTTGAAGCCAGAGGAAGCATAG
- a CDS encoding thioredoxin fold domain-containing protein, with protein MRKIPYLILSLLMLLPMVSAAEDAAPQAEHRQGRFLGAQETTYPDWFKASFMELGEDVQEAADEGKRVMLFFHQDGCPYCNLMVERNLSQKDIQDTMKEKLDVIEINMWGDREIGAVNGKSYTEKLFAEALKVQFTPTLLFLDETGRVVLRLNGYIPPHNFKVALDYVNGHKEKETSYRKYLASRQPAAAAGKLHNESFFAKPPYDLSKGEKPVALFFEQPQCPNCDKLHKEVLTDPAIRELVGRFDAIQLDMWSNTPVITPDGKKTTARKWARELEVNFAPSVVLLDRQQGEVIRSEAVFKRFHTESIFDYLLSGGFKHQPSFQRYITERAEAIREQGRDVNLWK; from the coding sequence ATGCGCAAGATACCCTATCTGATTCTCTCCCTGCTGATGCTGCTGCCTATGGTATCAGCCGCGGAAGATGCCGCCCCGCAAGCGGAACATCGTCAAGGCCGGTTCCTTGGTGCTCAGGAGACCACCTATCCTGACTGGTTTAAAGCAAGTTTTATGGAGTTGGGTGAGGATGTACAGGAGGCGGCGGATGAGGGCAAGCGGGTGATGCTCTTCTTTCATCAGGACGGCTGCCCCTACTGTAATCTGATGGTTGAGCGCAATCTCTCCCAGAAGGACATACAGGATACGATGAAGGAGAAGCTGGACGTCATCGAGATCAATATGTGGGGTGACCGTGAAATCGGGGCGGTTAACGGTAAGAGTTATACCGAGAAGTTGTTTGCCGAGGCGTTGAAGGTACAGTTCACGCCGACACTGCTTTTTCTAGATGAGACCGGCCGGGTGGTGCTGCGCCTAAACGGCTATATCCCACCCCATAACTTCAAAGTGGCACTTGACTACGTCAACGGCCATAAGGAGAAGGAGACCTCCTACCGCAAGTATCTGGCTAGTCGGCAACCTGCGGCGGCGGCTGGAAAGCTCCATAACGAATCTTTCTTTGCCAAACCACCCTATGACCTCAGCAAGGGAGAGAAACCGGTAGCGCTCTTTTTTGAGCAGCCACAGTGTCCCAACTGCGACAAGCTCCACAAAGAGGTACTGACAGATCCCGCTATACGCGAACTGGTCGGCCGGTTCGATGCGATTCAGCTCGATATGTGGTCAAACACTCCGGTGATTACGCCTGATGGCAAAAAGACTACTGCAAGGAAGTGGGCAAGGGAACTGGAAGTCAACTTTGCCCCCTCAGTGGTGCTGCTTGACCGTCAGCAGGGTGAGGTGATCCGTTCTGAGGCGGTGTTTAAGCGGTTTCATACAGAATCGATCTTCGATTATCTTCTCAGTGGTGGGTTTAAGCATCAGCCCAGTTTTCAGCGCTATATCACGGAGCGGGCAGAGGCTATCCGTGAACAGGGCAGAGATGTGAATCTCTGGAAGTGA
- a CDS encoding class I SAM-dependent methyltransferase, translated as MTSNQSSIAVAAGSPDQDVYAARLAETLGYPLCSDEDESHPLLLVKTDQRLELRESGKKAPGPVYIDFLSGKSAHRRRFGGGRGQPLARAVGLKQGRTPSVLDATAGLGRDAFVLASLGCEVCMVERSPVIAALLEDALLRAQDDAEVSVIVSRMKLLCGDAKEQLLALPQEAWPDVVYMDPMYPHREKSALVKKEMRTFRALVGDDEDSAELLEAARKVARNRVVVKRPAKAATLDEIKPSMAITSPNTRYDVYLHHA; from the coding sequence GTGACCAGTAATCAATCCTCTATTGCCGTAGCCGCCGGCTCTCCCGATCAGGACGTGTATGCGGCTCGTCTGGCGGAGACTCTCGGCTATCCGCTCTGCAGCGATGAGGATGAGAGCCATCCGCTGCTTCTGGTAAAAACCGACCAGCGTCTGGAGCTGCGCGAGAGTGGAAAAAAGGCACCGGGGCCTGTCTATATCGATTTTCTCTCTGGGAAATCCGCTCACCGCCGTCGCTTTGGCGGGGGCAGGGGGCAACCCCTGGCCCGGGCTGTCGGCCTCAAGCAGGGGCGCACACCCTCGGTGCTGGATGCTACCGCCGGGCTTGGCCGTGATGCCTTTGTACTCGCCTCTCTTGGCTGTGAGGTCTGTATGGTGGAGCGCTCTCCCGTTATCGCCGCACTGCTGGAGGATGCCCTGCTGCGCGCCCAGGACGACGCCGAGGTCTCTGTTATAGTCAGCCGCATGAAGCTCCTCTGTGGAGATGCAAAAGAGCAACTGTTGGCACTACCACAAGAGGCTTGGCCCGATGTGGTCTATATGGATCCCATGTATCCCCACCGAGAGAAATCCGCTCTGGTCAAGAAGGAGATGCGCACCTTCAGGGCGCTGGTGGGGGATGATGAAGACAGCGCCGAACTGTTGGAAGCGGCCAGAAAGGTTGCACGTAACCGGGTTGTGGTAAAACGCCCCGCCAAGGCCGCCACCCTCGATGAGATCAAACCCTCAATGGCTATTACCAGCCCAAACACACGCTATGACGTCTATCTCCACCATGCCTGA